TGGCAGAGTAGACAAGTGACACGGTCATAGTCTGCCCAATCAGGCCTTCTGTCAAGCGCCTTGAAATGGAGGCAGGTATGAACTCGTTTGAAGTTTTCATGCAATCCCAAAAGCCCCCGAAAGCTCGGGTCATGTACTGCGCCAGCGGGCAAGAAAGCAATTCAAAGATGGTGTCCGATGCGGTGTGCCTGCATCTGCCCCCAATGCACTCGTGGATGCCGTGGGGAAGTGGGATGAATGCGGTGATGGCCGGACAACGGACGGTCACCGCCCAGGCATCGCCTGGCGACCGACGGCTTCCGCCGCTCCCGCAGGCTGTTGTGTGCAGCGATCATGAGCCGCAAATAATCCGATTCGTCGATGGGGAGGACGGGCCCACGCGGAGAAGGGCATTGCAGACATGTGTGAACCAACTCGGGGCTACGCGGGGACGAAAGCTGTTGGTTCGGTGCCGACAAGGCGAACACGACAATCAGCTTGGTTACGCCAGGCGCTGGGCGGCAGAACTATGCGCCCGGTGGTCCGCGCGGCCGGTCGTTGTCGGGATCGATGGAATCGACCAATGGCTGACGTCGCCGAGTGTCGCTGCGCGTTACCTGCAGGCGATCCTCAACGTCGGCGCCGCGGTCGCATGCGCTGTCGATCCAAGATATCTTGATTCCCGTTTACTCGCGTTTCACCTGCGCATTCTTGGGATCGTGGTGGTCCGCGATCCGCTCGTCCCGAAAAGATTCATCCGTGTCTCTACTGGGCTTGAGATGCCGCGGCTCTCGCCTGAAGCGGAGCGTGGGACGCCGGCGCGGCGATTCCCCGGTGTCCGCTCCACGGCGCTGGGCGCGTACGCGGCTGAATCCCACGACCGCGGCGCACCAACGACGTGGAATGGCGCAGCGAGCCAACAGGGGTCGAAGTATCGTCGGACCAGCGAACACGCGACTCCTTCCGCTATTTCCGACGCCGAACGGGTCGAATACGCTCGCGCATACCGGAACAGCTTTGCTATCAACCGCCTTCTGCGCGAGTGGATTGGCCTTCAGACACAAGACAATCGCGACGCCGAATTGCTGAGTTCGAGTCCATGGCGGCCTTCACGAGAGCGCTCGCGGTCAGCGTCCATTGTTGCCCCCGATCTGAAGAGCGACCGTAAAAGAACAGAGTGCAACGATATAGCGCCGCTTCGCTTGCGTGATGGGTTGGATCGGTAGGGCGCTTTCTCATGTCCTCTCGAGGTGCCTGCGGGGGCGCTTCGGGAGGTCCCGGGTGTTGGAGGGGGACATGACGACACGTACGTTGCGGATTCGAAAGGGAACGCTGGCGCGCAAGCTGAAGGAACAGGCGCTCGCCAGGGATGAGGGATCTCATCAGCGTTGGCTGCATACCCGGGACATGCCAGGCGCCGGCATCAAAACACGACTGGCCTGCGACAAGGCGGCAGGTGAGGAACTGCACTTGTTGTCCGAGGCAGAGCATGCTGAATTCCTGGAAGGGTGGTATCGGAGTGACGTGAAGATCATCTACGATCAGGTCGCCCTCGACCGCGACAAAACCCAGAGAGCGGCAGCGTCAATCAATGTTGCCCATCCTTTCTATCGGGACCTCGGCGAGCCCGCGGTACTTAGCACGGCCCTGGTCTACATCACGGCGCAAGGGACGATTCGCAACCGGGAGGCGAGGTCGGTCAGGTCGACGCGCAGTGGCAAGGAAGGCGAACTGACGCGTTTGCAGCTCATTGAGCGGAAAGCGTGGGAAAACGAGGGAGCCTCATACTCCGTGGTCAGGGCGAACGGCATGCATGCGTGCCGTTCGAAAAATCTCGCCTGGATCTTTCGGGCACACAACGACACGGTCGGTCGAAAACTGTCTGACGCTGAGGTGGCGGCTCGGCACGAGTTGCTTCGACTTGTCCGACAGCAGAAAGAGATGCGGGTCATCGACGCATGCAGACTGGTTGATGGGACGCTCAGGCTCCCAGTGGGTTCGGGCATGCGCGCCTTTCGACAACTCGCGGGTGCCAAACGGTTAGCGTTCGACCTCGACGTTTCCGACCCGCTCAGCATGCGGCTCGACGAAATCTGGCGGCCAAAGCTTTAGAGGCGGTAACTGTCGGACACTTACCTCATCGGAGGACCGCATGCTCATGCAATCGACGTGTCCAAGCGAAATCGCAACTGGCGACGTGCTCAAGGAGCGCAACGGTGAGCACATCTATATTGTCCTGAAAACAGGGAGGAATTCCAGGTGGACCCATCTTATCGATATTGAACATCAGGCCAAGTCCGCATCCTGTCGAACGGCATCACCGTTCAAGACGAAGACTGATGATCTGCTGATGCGACTCTCGACCAATGTGGAGCCTGCGCTTGCTCTCGAAAAACTTGCAAAGCTGCCGGGCAATGTGTCAGATCGGAGACGTGTTTCACCTTTCGGTCTGTCTCGCCGGTCCAGAAAGTATCAGGAAATCGCGGATGATCCGACCAACTCTAAGGGGTGGAGACTTATTGAAGGGCTCTTGACCTTCGATCTGCTGCCCAACGCCGACGGAAAGTTACCAGAACCTTCGATCTACGGCGATGAATTTGAGTCGTTGCTTCATCGGGAAACCCGCAGGAAGCGGATCTTAAAATATTGCGCGTACTCGCGCATATCAGAGTCCACGGTTTACAGAACGTTCCGGCGTTTTTGCCAGCAAGGGATGACGCCCGCGGCGGCCTCTGATGATTATGACCGGTGCGGCGGAAAAGGCCAGCAGCGGAACTGGAAAAGTGCTCCTGGCAGGAAGCCAAAACGCAGGAAATTTAAGGGT
This is a stretch of genomic DNA from Paraburkholderia sp. HP33-1. It encodes these proteins:
- a CDS encoding TnsA endonuclease C-terminal domain-containing protein → MTTRTLRIRKGTLARKLKEQALARDEGSHQRWLHTRDMPGAGIKTRLACDKAAGEELHLLSEAEHAEFLEGWYRSDVKIIYDQVALDRDKTQRAAASINVAHPFYRDLGEPAVLSTALVYITAQGTIRNREARSVRSTRSGKEGELTRLQLIERKAWENEGASYSVVRANGMHACRSKNLAWIFRAHNDTVGRKLSDAEVAARHELLRLVRQQKEMRVIDACRLVDGTLRLPVGSGMRAFRQLAGAKRLAFDLDVSDPLSMRLDEIWRPKL